From Vitis vinifera cultivar Pinot Noir 40024 chromosome 5, ASM3070453v1, the proteins below share one genomic window:
- the LOC100854933 gene encoding toMV susceptible protein tm-2-like, whose translation MMKMNGRRDSVKIVLSRVIAKLFVVWIQETAAFVGVEEKVQWIQRDLMDSWLNYMHATEQLMDVAYDFEDVIDDLILRSAAKQRRIGNWERCLLLIRIHKKLELIKSKIAALDDILWGTCEAQGGFSSNYIEEIVWTDIFLILGQSVAKTVVSPVEEKVSALLAQEAIHPCTKKKAMRVLDKLRSLNGFLKGLESVELDAGGMGWMEELSHVCLSAVGAIEDFINRTQQLTKRSWMGPSKGFLSAFGKFKSQDKLAVEMDKIYAKIQNLSIHRPTAVNSQGQSRNPKYTLGSTERIPRQPTTQEPDLASFGDDVHAMIARLLTDDQNFRVIPIMGMQGIGKTTLANLIFNHKAVVDHFPFAAWRSDGYRFQLRNKGELLQSGPSQRRLWSNRDEMQRLIPFLINDRSLIVVDNWNFLVDDLEMLPDAINGSRIILTTCETKLPPNFKMKSDPHPLRLRTDEESWALFTHALKFSIPPELLKLKDEIAKRCGGLPLLIVKLAEALSHKDATIEEWSTALQQFHHDQQQLYSNTIYKIHKDLSLYMRRCLFYFTLFPQDFDIPARRLITLWVAEDLVQPEGENETPEDVAERCLNLLIAQGMVQLTKKKLNGNVKMVRLPGALRQYWSSKAQEATFLGFHTNTRSELSLSTNKIRRLVDHLDKEDISFDHIHGDYNTTSTSLTPYYEDVLSFLSFDTRKESKPGEEVGNFLRQSISRGCFLVLLVLDLENVFRPKLPEAIGKLTRLRYLGLRSTFLEILPSSISNLQNVQTLDMKHTCINTLPNSIWKL comes from the coding sequence ATGATGAAGATGAACGGCAGAAGAGATTCGGTGAAGATAGTCTTGTCTAGGGTCATAGCGAAACTCTTtgttgtgtggattcaagaaacAGCAGCTTTCGTTGGGGTCGAAGAAAAGGTCCAATGGATCCAAAGAGACTTGATGGACTCTTGGCTAAATTATATGCATGCCACAGAGCAATTAATGGATGTTGCCTATGATTTTGAAGATGTGATTGATGACCTTATACTCAGATCAGCCGCAAAGCAGAGGAGGATAGGAAACTGGGAGAGGTGCCTTTTGTTAATCAGAATTCACAAGAAGCTGGAATTGATCAAGTCTAAGATCGCTGCTCTAGACGATATCTTATGGGGAACATGCGAAGCACAGGGTGGCTTCTCCTCTAACTACATTGAAGAAATTGTCTGGACGGACATCTTCTTGATACTTGGTCAGAGTGTGGCAAAGACAGTTGTTTCCCCAGTGGAAGAGAAGGTATCAGCTCTGCTAGCTCAGGAGGCAATTCATCCCTGTACCAAGAAGAAGGCCATGCGGGTACTAGACAAACTCAGGTCTCTGAATGGTTTTCTCAAAGGCTTAGAATCAGTAGAATTAGATGCTGGTGGAATGGGTTGGATGGAGGAGCTGTCCCATGTTTGCCTGTCTGCTGTGGGAGCCATTGAGGACTTCATCAACAGAACACAACAGCTCACGAAAAGAAGTTGGATGGGACCTTCCAAGGGATTTCTTTCGGCTTTTGGCAAATTCAAATCTCAGGATAAGCTCGCTGTGGAGATGGACAAAATATATGCCAAGATCCAAAACCTCTCTATCCACCGGCCAACAGCAGTCAACTCACAAGGTCAAAGTAGGAACCCAAAGTATACCTTGGGTTCCACTGAGCGAATCCCACGGCAGCCAACAACGCAAGAACCTGATCTCGCCAGCTTTGGTGATGATGTGCATGCAATGATAGCACGGTTGCTTACAGATGATCAGAATTTCAGAGTGATTCCAATTATGGGTATGCAAGGCATTGGAAAGACAACCCTAGCAAATTTGATCTTTAACCATAAAGCTGTTGTGGATCATTTCCCCTTTGCTGCTTGGAGGTCAGATGGCTATCGATTTCAGCTACGTAACAAGGGAGAATTGTTGCAGTCCGGTCCAAGTCAACGCAGACTGTGGAGTAATCGAGACGAGATGCAACGGTTGATACCTTTCTTGATTAATGACAGGTCTCTGATAGTTGTCGATAATTGGAATTTCTTGGTCGACGACCTAGAAATGCTTCCAGATGCAATAAATGGCAGTAGAATTATTTTGACCACTTGCGAAACAAAGCTACctccaaatttcaaaatgaagagTGATCCTCACCCACTGCGGTTACGGACAGATGAGGAGAGTTGGGCATTGTTTACCCATGCTTTGAAATTTAGCATACCCCCAGAATTGCTAAAGCTGAAAGACGAAATTGCAAAAAGATGTGGGGGGCTGCCACTGCTGATTGTAAAATTGGCGGAAGCACTCTCACATAAGGATGCAACCATTGAGGAGTGGTCCACTGCACTTCAACAATTTCATCATGACCAACAGCAACTTTATTCCAATACCATCTACAAGATCCATAAGGATTTGTCCTTGTACATGAGGAGATGtctattttatttcactttatttccCCAAGATTTTGATATTCCGGCGAGGAGATTGATAACATTATGGGTTGCAGAGGATTTGGTACAGCCAGAGGGCGAGAATGAAACTCCAGAAGATGTTGCAGAAaggtgtttgaatttgttgataGCCCAGGGAATGGTTCAATTGACAAAGAAGAAGCTTAATGGGAATGTTAAAATGGTGCGATTGCCCGGTGCACTAAGACAATATTGGTCATCCAAAGCTCAAGAAGCCACATTTCTTGGATTTCATACTAACACAAGATCTGAGTTATCCCTAAGTACCAACAAGATCCGTCGTCTCGTTGATCATCTTGACAAAGAAGATATAAGCTTTGATCATATCCATGGTGATTACAATACCACTTCTACTTCTTTGACACCTTACTATGAAGATGTCCTTTCATTTCTGTCCTTTGATACTCGAAAAGAAAGCAAACCAGGAGAAGAAGTGGGAAACTTTCTTCGTCAAAGCATATCCAGGGGTTGCTTCCTAGTACTGCTCGTGCTTGATCTCGAAAATGTATTCAGACCAAAGTTACCTGAGGCAATTGGCAAACTAACTCGACTAAGGTACCTTGGCTTAAGATCTACATTCCTCGAGATACTTCCATCATCTATAAGCAACTTGCAGAATGTTCAAACACTGGACATGAAGCATACTTGCATCAACACTCTTCCCAATTCAATCTGGAAGCTATAA